In one Trichlorobacter lovleyi SZ genomic region, the following are encoded:
- a CDS encoding 2-oxoacid:acceptor oxidoreductase family protein: MRYDLFFAGYGGQGVLLAGNLLSYAAIREGKNVSFFPAYGVEKRGGAAMCTVVFADGETGSPVVGEPSVSVILNQLSFDKYAAKVKQGGICLVNSSLVELAGVVLEGRELLAVPMNRIAIELGDVRMVNMVACGAYATATGALTLESLQEALKDALPERNHRLIPANVKAIEAGAAAVFSARKS; encoded by the coding sequence ATGCGTTATGATCTCTTTTTTGCAGGATATGGTGGCCAGGGGGTGCTGCTGGCCGGTAACCTGCTTTCCTATGCAGCCATTCGTGAAGGCAAAAACGTCTCTTTTTTTCCAGCCTATGGTGTGGAGAAACGGGGCGGGGCAGCCATGTGTACCGTGGTGTTTGCCGATGGTGAGACCGGTTCACCGGTGGTTGGCGAACCTTCGGTCTCTGTGATACTGAACCAGCTCTCCTTTGATAAATATGCCGCAAAGGTCAAGCAGGGCGGAATCTGTCTGGTTAACAGCTCTTTGGTTGAACTTGCCGGAGTTGTCCTTGAAGGGCGGGAGCTGCTTGCCGTGCCGATGAACCGGATTGCCATTGAGCTGGGTGATGTACGGATGGTCAACATGGTGGCCTGCGGTGCCTATGCCACGGCAACCGGTGCGCTTACGCTGGAATCGCTCCAGGAAGCGCTGAAGGATGCCCTGCCGGAACGCAACCATAGACTGATTCCTGCCAACGTTAAGGCGATTGAGGCAGGGGCGGCTGCAGTTTTTTCTGCACGAAAGTCTTGA
- a CDS encoding 3-methyl-2-oxobutanoate dehydrogenase subunit VorB → MSALKRKFVKGNEAVAMAAIEAGVQCYFGYPITPQSDIPEYLSRELPKTGGTFIQVESEIGAINMVLGASACGVRAMTSSSGPGISLKQEGISYMAGSELPGVIVDIMRSGPGLGGIDASQADYHQATKGGGHGGYRIIVLAPNSGQEMYDLTMLAFDLSDQYRMPAMVLADSVLGQMKESIVPNPRPKVDLPAKDWAVRGTGGGQQHVVKSLYLGDGEMEKFHWKMHARYQELADKEARWETFATDDAELIVTAFGCTSRIARTAVEMARAEGVKVGLMRPITLFPFPKKAYADLSTRCKRWLTIELSTGQMVDDVRLAVARDAEVEFYGRPPGAGSLPTPEELFTQIKKFC, encoded by the coding sequence ATGAGTGCGCTGAAACGAAAATTTGTCAAAGGCAATGAAGCGGTTGCCATGGCTGCCATTGAGGCCGGGGTGCAATGTTATTTTGGTTACCCGATCACCCCCCAGAGCGATATCCCGGAATACCTTTCCCGTGAACTTCCTAAAACAGGTGGCACCTTTATTCAGGTGGAGAGCGAGATTGGCGCCATTAACATGGTACTGGGCGCTTCAGCCTGCGGCGTGCGGGCCATGACCTCATCCTCCGGCCCCGGCATCTCACTCAAGCAGGAAGGGATCTCCTACATGGCCGGTTCCGAGCTGCCCGGCGTGATTGTTGATATCATGCGCTCCGGCCCGGGGCTGGGCGGTATTGATGCCTCCCAGGCAGACTACCATCAGGCCACCAAAGGGGGCGGGCATGGCGGCTACCGGATTATTGTGCTGGCCCCCAACTCTGGCCAGGAGATGTATGACCTGACCATGCTGGCCTTTGATCTTTCTGACCAATACCGGATGCCGGCCATGGTGCTGGCTGATTCGGTACTGGGACAGATGAAGGAATCGATTGTTCCCAATCCCCGTCCTAAAGTTGATCTGCCAGCCAAGGACTGGGCAGTGCGCGGCACCGGCGGTGGTCAGCAGCATGTGGTCAAGTCGCTCTATCTGGGTGATGGCGAGATGGAGAAATTCCACTGGAAGATGCATGCCCGTTATCAGGAACTGGCTGACAAAGAGGCCCGCTGGGAAACATTTGCAACTGATGATGCAGAGCTGATCGTAACCGCCTTTGGCTGCACCTCCCGTATTGCCCGTACTGCAGTTGAAATGGCCCGTGCAGAAGGGGTCAAGGTCGGTCTGATGCGGCCGATCACCCTGTTCCCGTTTCCGAAAAAGGCCTATGCCGATCTCTCGACCCGTTGTAAGCGTTGGCTGACCATTGAACTCTCCACCGGCCAGATGGTGGATGATGTTCGTTTGGCTGTTGCACGGGATGCTGAGGTGGAGTTCTATGGCCGCCCGCCAGGGGCAGGCTCGTTGCCCACTCCGGAAGAGCTGTTTACCCAGATCAAGAAATTCTGTTAA
- a CDS encoding MucR family transcriptional regulator — protein sequence MSSILVELTANIVSSHAATVEMSSDELLQEIQKVYAALKNLDSDNVIEEGTVAKEAAPAISPKKSIQKDQIICLICGKGGFKTLSRHLKQAHGLKASEYRKQFGIASGTPLAAKNYSEARRQSAINNNLGEKLAKGRATRMANLAAKKATLEKPKKSVPAKAPKSAAAPRAKKK from the coding sequence ATGTCATCAATACTGGTTGAATTAACGGCTAATATTGTATCTTCGCACGCTGCAACAGTTGAAATGAGTTCCGACGAACTGTTACAAGAGATTCAAAAAGTTTATGCAGCGCTTAAAAACCTTGATTCAGACAACGTGATTGAGGAAGGCACGGTTGCAAAGGAAGCTGCACCAGCTATTTCTCCCAAAAAATCAATTCAGAAGGATCAGATCATCTGTCTGATCTGCGGCAAGGGCGGCTTCAAGACCCTTTCCCGCCACCTGAAGCAGGCTCACGGTCTGAAGGCCAGCGAGTATCGCAAACAGTTTGGCATTGCCAGCGGCACCCCTCTGGCTGCTAAAAACTATTCTGAAGCCCGGCGTCAGTCAGCTATTAACAACAACCTTGGTGAAAAACTGGCAAAAGGTCGTGCTACCCGCATGGCAAATCTGGCAGCAAAGAAAGCGACCCTGGAAAAGCCTAAAAAATCTGTTCCGGCAAAGGCGCCAAAGTCTGCTGCTGCTCCCCGTGCAAAAAAGAAATAG
- a CDS encoding dihydroorotate dehydrogenase electron transfer subunit — MQFKAMILDNAEVSPGYWRMRMTAPAEMLAARPGQFVMVRVNPSIDPLIRRPFGVFDVGTLQPAYTGAAPQPYLEILYRVVGKGTGMLSTLHDNDILDILGPLGTGFENGPAGEEKLIVGGGVGLAPLYLLAKELVKDSPVRLFAGGRTKDDVLCITEFERLGVECYTATEDGSLGECGLVTKVLEQRLEATANKGQIFACGPHGMLKAVAVIGAKRSVKTQVSLEGYMACGMGACLGCVCQGAEHSTENPDYRCVCTEGPVFEAAELKWEGN; from the coding sequence ATGCAGTTTAAGGCAATGATTCTGGATAATGCCGAGGTTTCTCCCGGTTACTGGCGGATGCGGATGACCGCACCGGCAGAGATGCTTGCCGCCAGACCGGGCCAGTTTGTGATGGTACGGGTTAATCCGTCAATTGATCCCTTGATCCGGCGCCCCTTTGGCGTGTTTGATGTGGGAACACTGCAGCCTGCCTACACCGGCGCGGCTCCTCAGCCTTACCTGGAGATCCTGTACCGGGTGGTGGGCAAGGGTACCGGCATGCTGTCCACCCTGCATGATAATGATATTCTGGATATCCTCGGCCCACTGGGCACCGGTTTTGAGAACGGCCCGGCTGGTGAGGAGAAGTTGATCGTTGGTGGTGGTGTTGGCCTGGCTCCGCTCTATCTGCTGGCAAAAGAGCTGGTCAAGGATTCGCCGGTGCGCCTGTTTGCCGGTGGTCGTACCAAGGATGATGTGCTCTGTATCACCGAGTTTGAGCGCTTAGGGGTGGAGTGCTACACTGCAACCGAGGATGGATCGCTGGGTGAGTGCGGTCTGGTTACCAAGGTGCTGGAGCAGCGTCTGGAGGCAACCGCCAACAAGGGACAGATCTTTGCCTGCGGTCCCCATGGCATGCTGAAGGCTGTGGCAGTTATTGGAGCAAAGCGGAGTGTAAAAACCCAGGTCTCGCTGGAAGGATATATGGCCTGCGGTATGGGGGCCTGTCTGGGCTGTGTCTGTCAGGGGGCTGAACACAGCACTGAAAATCCTGACTACCGTTGCGTCTGTACCGAAGGCCCGGTCTTTGAGGCGGCTGAACTGAAATGGGAGGGGAACTGA
- a CDS encoding IS5-like element ISGlo5 family transposase, producing MRGTDVQNEALFAYVTPESFVPKDHPLRAIRSMADQALSEMSPLFDSMYADSGRSSIAPEKLLKAQLLMILFSIRSNRQLVEQIRYNFLYRWFLGMGLDDEIWDHSSFTKNHERLIGSDVAAEFLSRILAQAERKRLLSREHFTVDGTLIEAWASIKSFKPKDGPPSAGGGKNKSVDFKGKQLKNDTHSSSTDPNARLYRKGNTKEAKLCYQGHTLMENRNGLIVKTSVTTATGTGEREAAKAMIRQLPRTTRRITVGADKGYDTEGFVKELRQINVTPHVAQNNTRRKSGIDGRTTAHPNYSISQRIRKRIEEGFGWMKTIGRLRKTMYRGIEKIAWQLDLHAAAYNLVRMKNLGLGVT from the coding sequence ATGCGCGGAACTGATGTCCAGAATGAAGCTCTTTTTGCCTATGTGACGCCTGAGTCATTTGTACCCAAGGATCATCCCCTGCGTGCTATTCGCAGTATGGCTGATCAGGCACTTTCCGAGATGAGCCCGCTCTTTGACAGCATGTATGCCGATTCCGGTCGTTCTTCCATTGCCCCGGAGAAGCTGCTGAAAGCACAACTGCTGATGATACTGTTCAGCATCCGCAGTAACCGGCAACTGGTAGAGCAGATCCGCTACAACTTCCTGTACCGCTGGTTCCTTGGCATGGGACTGGATGATGAAATCTGGGATCACTCCAGCTTCACTAAGAACCATGAACGGTTAATTGGCTCTGATGTGGCCGCAGAGTTTCTATCCCGTATCCTTGCTCAGGCAGAGCGCAAGCGTCTCCTGTCCCGAGAGCACTTCACCGTTGACGGCACCTTGATTGAGGCATGGGCCTCCATCAAGAGCTTCAAGCCCAAAGACGGTCCGCCATCTGCCGGTGGTGGCAAAAATAAATCAGTTGATTTCAAAGGCAAACAACTCAAAAACGACACTCATTCTTCCAGCACTGATCCAAACGCCAGACTGTACCGCAAGGGCAACACCAAAGAGGCCAAGCTCTGCTACCAGGGACACACCTTGATGGAGAATAGAAACGGTCTGATCGTCAAGACCAGCGTCACCACGGCAACCGGTACCGGAGAGCGTGAAGCCGCCAAGGCCATGATCAGACAATTGCCTCGTACTACCCGGCGTATCACCGTCGGTGCAGACAAAGGATACGACACCGAAGGCTTTGTCAAAGAGCTCAGGCAAATCAACGTCACGCCGCATGTGGCTCAGAACAACACCAGAAGGAAATCAGGCATTGATGGCAGAACCACCGCTCATCCGAATTACAGCATAAGCCAAAGGATCAGAAAACGGATCGAGGAAGGCTTTGGCTGGATGAAGACCATCGGCAGACTGAGAAAGACCATGTATCGAGGCATTGAGAAGATTGCCTGGCAGCTTGATCTCCATGCAGCGGCCTACAACCTGGTACGCATGAAAAACCTGGGGCTCGGTGTCACCTGA
- a CDS encoding indolepyruvate ferredoxin oxidoreductase subunit alpha, with the protein MPYIVIEEDRCKGCGLCTIACPKKLVSLSSQPNALGYTLAVFNNPENCTGCSLCAEMCPDVAITVFKEDN; encoded by the coding sequence ATGCCGTATATCGTAATTGAAGAAGATCGTTGTAAAGGGTGCGGCTTGTGCACCATCGCCTGCCCCAAAAAACTGGTGAGTTTAAGCAGCCAGCCCAATGCCTTGGGGTATACCCTGGCAGTATTCAATAATCCTGAAAACTGCACCGGTTGCAGTCTCTGCGCCGAGATGTGTCCGGATGTTGCCATTACTGTGTTTAAGGAAGATAACTAG
- a CDS encoding thiamine pyrophosphate-dependent enzyme, producing the protein MKQVFSKPVSLKDVQTHFCPGCHHGSIHRLVAEAMDSFGIVDKTIGCASVGCSVFLYGYFNIDVVESPHGRAPAVATGVKRARPDRIVFTYQGDGDLAAIGTSEIIHAANRGEKITVIFVNNTTYGMTGGQMAPTTMPGQKTSTSPNGRDVANDGKPFKMAELLSNLDGVAYSARVALNSPKNVLQAKKIIKNAFQYQVEGKGFAFIEALAACPTNWGMNPLAANERVGSEMIPYFPLGVFKNNENL; encoded by the coding sequence ATGAAGCAGGTATTTTCCAAACCGGTTAGTTTAAAAGATGTTCAGACCCATTTCTGCCCCGGCTGTCACCATGGTTCAATCCACCGTCTGGTTGCTGAGGCGATGGACAGTTTTGGTATTGTCGATAAGACCATTGGCTGCGCCTCGGTGGGCTGCTCGGTGTTCCTGTACGGCTATTTTAATATTGATGTGGTGGAATCTCCCCATGGTCGCGCTCCGGCAGTTGCCACCGGTGTCAAGCGGGCCCGGCCTGACCGGATCGTGTTTACCTACCAGGGAGATGGTGACCTGGCTGCCATCGGTACCTCCGAGATTATCCATGCTGCCAACCGTGGCGAGAAGATCACGGTGATCTTTGTCAACAACACCACCTACGGCATGACCGGCGGCCAGATGGCCCCTACCACCATGCCGGGCCAGAAGACCTCAACCTCACCCAATGGCAGGGATGTGGCCAATGACGGCAAGCCGTTCAAGATGGCAGAGCTGCTTTCCAACCTGGATGGCGTGGCCTACTCGGCCCGGGTGGCCCTGAACAGTCCTAAAAATGTACTGCAGGCCAAGAAGATCATCAAAAACGCCTTCCAGTATCAGGTGGAAGGCAAGGGCTTTGCCTTTATTGAGGCGCTGGCAGCCTGCCCCACCAACTGGGGTATGAATCCGCTGGCAGCCAATGAGCGGGTGGGCAGTGAAATGATTCCCTACTTCCCGCTGGGTGTCTTTAAAAACAACGAAAACCTGTAA
- the rimI gene encoding ribosomal protein S18-alanine N-acetyltransferase — protein MYEADLDQVLAIEQACFPRGWNRSHFQAELASERASCVVTEQDGRVAGYLCLTVLLDEAEILDVAVDPALQGRGIGAQLVQWACEEAIQRGARLLLLEVRATSQPAIALYERFGFQRSGLRKAYYEDNIDAILMDKKLMEEDVDAV, from the coding sequence ATGTATGAAGCTGATCTGGATCAGGTCCTGGCCATTGAACAGGCCTGTTTTCCCAGAGGCTGGAACCGCAGCCATTTTCAGGCAGAACTGGCTTCTGAGCGGGCGAGCTGTGTGGTGACGGAACAGGATGGCCGGGTGGCAGGCTACCTCTGCCTGACCGTTTTGCTAGATGAGGCGGAGATTCTGGACGTGGCGGTTGATCCGGCCCTGCAGGGCAGGGGGATCGGCGCGCAGCTGGTGCAGTGGGCCTGTGAAGAGGCGATCCAGCGTGGTGCCCGTCTGCTGCTGCTTGAGGTACGGGCCACCAGCCAACCGGCCATTGCACTGTATGAGCGGTTCGGATTTCAGCGTTCCGGCCTGCGTAAGGCTTATTATGAAGATAACATTGATGCTATTTTGATGGATAAAAAGCTGATGGAGGAGGATGTTGATGCAGTTTAA